A window of Aurantibacillus circumpalustris genomic DNA:
TGCGGAGCTGGCTGCAAAGTTCTCAGATCTTGATGCTAATAAAAGCAAATTGATGGACGCCCGGGCATTTTCAGACCTCGCCAAAGAAAAAATGCAAAACGATTCTTTGTTGCATGCACGGCAACAAGCACTTTGGCAACAAAATATTGGTACGCGGGTGGAGCTGGAACAACGCGAACTTGCATTTAAAAATTCAAGAAACTCATACTATTCATCGCTGCTGAAACTCGAGGATCTTAAACGGCAACTGGAATTTACATCTTCGCAGGCAAAAAAAAATCTTTTGATTTCCGGAACCTCAGAAGATGATTATACTGTGCGAAGTGAATTAAACGGAAGAGTTTACAGCCTAAGTAAAGTAAAGGGAGAAATGGTGAGTATGCAAACCCCTTTAGCAGTGGTAGGTGATGCAAGGATCTTTATTCTTGAAATGCAGGTAGACGAATACGATATCATAAAAATAAAAAATGATCAACTTGTTCTTATTACTCTTGATAGCTATCGCGGACAGGTATTTGAAGGAAAGGTGACACGCATTTTTCCGCTTATGAATGAGCGAAGCAAAACCTTTCTTGTTGAAGCCGAATTCACAAAAGCCCCGCCAATAGTTTATCCTAACACCAGCTTTGAGGCTAATATTGTGATCAACAGAAAAGAAAACACCTTGCTCATTCCTCGAAACTATCTGCTAAATGACAGTACGGTTATTAAAAGTAATGGTGAAAAAACACAAGTGAAAACAGGATTAAAGGATTACCAGATGATCGAAATTCTAGATGGTATTTCTAAAAATGAAGAACTTACTAAACCCGACTGATGAACCTAAAACTAAGCTTCGATATTTCCCGTTCATTGTTATTAGCCCGGTGGCGTCAAACTTTGGTGGCCGCTATTGGCGTAACATTCAGCATCGCAATGTTTATTACACTTCTGAGTTTTATGACTGGATTAAATCAGTTACTGGATGGACTTATACTGAACCGGACACCACACATCCGACTATACAAGGAAGTAAAGCCGTCAGCAAAGCAACCGGTTGAATTATCCGAGTCCTTTTCAGGTACTCATAATTTTATCCGTTCTGTAAAACCTAAAGACGAACAACTTCAGATAAGGAATAGCGCTATCATTCTGAAAACACTGCGCGAAGATAAACGTGTGTTGGGAATTGCCCCAAAAATTAGCTGTCAACTATTCTACAACCTTGGCGCTGTTGACTTACCAGGCACTGTAAGCGGTATTGACCCAGAGGCCGAGAACCGACTTTTTAAATTCAGTGAGTACGTTACCGAAGGCAGGTACATTGATTTGAAAAACATCCCCAACAGTATTATTCTTGGGAAAGCTGCCGCCGAAAAAATGCTCGCGCAGATGGGAGATATCGTTCAGGTGACGACTTCACGCGGTGAACGTTTTCAATTAAAAGTGGTTGGCTATTTTCAATCGGGACTACAAGAGCTAGATAAAATACAGAGTTATGTATCTGTTACCACTGCACAAAAACTATTAGGCGAACCAAACAGTTATATCACCGACATACAGGTGAAGCTGAAGGATATTTTAAACGCGCGGGCAATGGCTCTAGAATACAGTCAGCTGTTTGATGTGGAAGCGCTTGATATTAATACGGCGAACTCACAATTTGAAACTGGCACATTTATCCGCACATTGATTTCTTATGTGGTAGGCATTACCTTACTGGTTGTCGCTGGCTTTGGCATTTATAATATTCTTAATATGATGATCTATGAAAAGATGGATACTATTGCTATTTTAAAAGCAACTGGTTTCTCTGGTAAAAACGTAAAAGCAATTTTTATTAGCATTGCTTTGACTATTGGTATTTTTGGTGGTGTGCTGGGATTGTTGCTGGGACTTGGTGCGTCGGCATTAATTGATCTTGTGCCATTTAATACAGAAGCACTTCCTACAATAAAAACATATCCTGTTAATTATAATCCTGCGTTTTATATTATTGGTGGAATTTTTTCAGTGGTCACAACTTATTTCGCGGGTTACTTTCCATCGCGCAAGGCAAGTAAGGTAGATCCCGTTGTTATTATCAGAGGAAAATAAGATGGACAACAGAGTACTTGAGGCAGTTAATATCAGTAAGGAGTTTCACGACCCGGTAACCGTGTCAGTTTTAAAGGATATTAATTTTTCAATTGATAAAGGTGAATTTGCATCTGTGATTGGAAAATCCGGATGTGGAAAATCGACCTTGCTTTATATTCTTTCAACAATGGATACAGATTTTAAAGGCGACTTGAAAATAGACGGCGTGAGTATGGTGAATAAAAAAGAAGAAGAGCTGGCAAGAGTGCGGAATGAAAAAATTGGTTTTGTTTTTCAATTCCATTATTTACTGAACGAATTCAGTGTTCTTAAGAATGTAATGTTGCCGGGTTTAAAACTTGCTATTTACTCAGAAAAAGAAATAGAACACAGGGCTTACGAAAAGTTAAAAGTACTTGGCATTGAAAGCGAAGCGTTGAAATTCCCGAACCAACTTTCGGGTGGACAAAAACAGCGGGTTGCCATTGCCAGAGCCCTCATTAACAACCCACTTATTATTATGGGTGATGAGCCAACTGGTAACCTCGACAAAAAGAACAGTGAAATTGTGTTTCACATTTTTGAAGAACTGACTGTCGAATACAAACAATCGCTTTTAATTGTAACGCATGACACCGATTTTGCAAACCGCACTAAGCGCATCATTGAAATGGAGGACGGAAAAA
This region includes:
- a CDS encoding efflux RND transporter periplasmic adaptor subunit: MRDKRVLAFCLLVAFNLLYFTACKDSKEKLRPVYGTVTESIYASGTIKSKDQYQVFAQANGIIEQVFVKEGDTVQKGQPLLFISNNIQRLTKENAELAAKFSDLDANKSKLMDARAFSDLAKEKMQNDSLLHARQQALWQQNIGTRVELEQRELAFKNSRNSYYSSLLKLEDLKRQLEFTSSQAKKNLLISGTSEDDYTVRSELNGRVYSLSKVKGEMVSMQTPLAVVGDARIFILEMQVDEYDIIKIKNDQLVLITLDSYRGQVFEGKVTRIFPLMNERSKTFLVEAEFTKAPPIVYPNTSFEANIVINRKENTLLIPRNYLLNDSTVIKSNGEKTQVKTGLKDYQMIEILDGISKNEELTKPD
- a CDS encoding ABC transporter permease, which produces MNLKLSFDISRSLLLARWRQTLVAAIGVTFSIAMFITLLSFMTGLNQLLDGLILNRTPHIRLYKEVKPSAKQPVELSESFSGTHNFIRSVKPKDEQLQIRNSAIILKTLREDKRVLGIAPKISCQLFYNLGAVDLPGTVSGIDPEAENRLFKFSEYVTEGRYIDLKNIPNSIILGKAAAEKMLAQMGDIVQVTTSRGERFQLKVVGYFQSGLQELDKIQSYVSVTTAQKLLGEPNSYITDIQVKLKDILNARAMALEYSQLFDVEALDINTANSQFETGTFIRTLISYVVGITLLVVAGFGIYNILNMMIYEKMDTIAILKATGFSGKNVKAIFISIALTIGIFGGVLGLLLGLGASALIDLVPFNTEALPTIKTYPVNYNPAFYIIGGIFSVVTTYFAGYFPSRKASKVDPVVIIRGK
- a CDS encoding ABC transporter ATP-binding protein, coding for MDNRVLEAVNISKEFHDPVTVSVLKDINFSIDKGEFASVIGKSGCGKSTLLYILSTMDTDFKGDLKIDGVSMVNKKEEELARVRNEKIGFVFQFHYLLNEFSVLKNVMLPGLKLAIYSEKEIEHRAYEKLKVLGIESEALKFPNQLSGGQKQRVAIARALINNPLIIMGDEPTGNLDKKNSEIVFHIFEELTVEYKQSLLIVTHDTDFANRTKRIIEMEDGKIIKQ